GGAGAGGGAGAAGAGATAGAGAAAGGGCAAATTgtaaagaagagaaaggaaaaaaggaaagttAGCTGATTCGATTCTCCTTGGGAATCACTTCCATGCATCACCACGACCAACTCAttctatattatatatataattcaaattCAGTATCTAATAAGAAGCTTTGAGAGTGATAGTCACTTTGAATAATGACTCTCCTTTTAGTATATGTGTTAAAGACTTTCGTCATTTTGGAATCttaccacttttttttttctaacaacGTATGACAGTaaaattttcatcttttctttccccctttagtttttgttaaagtgttgcttatttcttttactttacagttgtgttcattttaattatttccCATTTGTATTTGTCTCACATGGGTAATCATGCAAAAACACTTACCTCTTTTCTAACATTCATCTGCAATAAAGTATGTGTTAATTGTGCTGGGTATTGAACCCTATTCTTTAGAGTATATAGGGAGataaaaagttaaaactttaatgAGATATTGCATTACAATATAGATGGAGATGTGATAAAAACATTCAATATGATGACTATTCCCAAGAAAAACTCATAAATTTGGAATATTAGAACTCATTGCATTCTTGCATTTGTGATGTAAAATCATTTTGGTCACCAGAAGCATAGAGATTCAAGACTGCTGTTAATTTGCAACTTATCCAGATTGATACAAGTGGATTCAACAGCATTGCTACTTGATGAAAAGCCATTTTTAGACACTACAATATCTAACATCAAGAAGAGGAAATTTGGTAGCTAATAATGAATACCATTTGACCCCTCTTCTATACTTTCGATAGTTTCTATGCACAAAAAAACCTGAACGCTATAATACAGGCGTTCGGGAATTCGGAAAACAAGTCAAAGGCGAAAGATATCATCATATTCATAACCCCTTCCTACTCCGGTACATAGAGCTTCCTCCACTACGTGCACCAACAGATGCAGTTGAAGGATACAAATCCCTGTGGGTTGGTGAAGCACTTGCTCGAGATCCATGAGTAACTTGATGAGGTGATCCTGGGACTGACTCATTTGCTTTTGCAGCCTCAACTTCCAGATTCCTGGCTTCCTCGGCCAGCAAAGCTAACTGTTGGACAAAGAAGTCATTAACCGACAGCATCATATCAGAACTATCTGACACTTTTTCGAATGAAGCAACGATTTGAATTCATCAGAGCAAAGGGATCAAAAGACTAATGCAAAGAAAATATCCCCACAAATGGGCGTTTTTGGTATCAATTCTTACCCGAATTTCATTCTCTTTTACGCGGTCCTGAAGTGCACTTATGGCAGGACTAAGACTACAAGCAAGGAAAGGTAAAACAAGAACAATTCCCAGTCAaatgtgcatttaaggcatatAGAGAATATAAGATCAAAAATAAAGGGTCGACAGAGGGCAGCATGTGAGCCTAACCAATATTCAATTAACTTGCACATTGAAGCCTGATATGTTGATGTGTGATGTATGAACGTCAACGGATGCACTTTCCCATCCCtatgaaaaacaaaaatgatcACTACAGTCAATAATAAAATAGATTAAAGAAACATTTGTAAGTTAGGAAAACATGCTCCAGAGATTTATTAAAGAGAACCATTTACTTCATATTATTTGAGATGGCTTGGTTATAAGCTGATCTCTCCTCTTCAAACAGAACATGCTGTAAATCTGTAAAAGACGTCAATGGTGAATCAAGCTTTATGAGCGATGCGGTTGGCATAACATGAAGAGGAATCTCTTTCCTTGAGAATTCAGCAGCACTGGCAgcaagagagagaaaaatgagGATAATGAATTATCCTTCAGGAAAGAAGAACAAGATAACAAAGGCAACTGGTATATCTGACTCCCTCAATGCAGCTACACACACAAACAAGTACTCGTGGATAGCACAATTTGAACTCATTACAAGATAACTCATTATTTAGATTACTTCATGACATTAGATGCTAACACCAACAAATCAGCACTTTGAACATACCTCATTTCAATATTTGAACGGTGCATTGCTTCTTGCATACTTTCAGACAAGTCCATTGGATCGATATCAGTAATTCCACTATTTGTATTATTAATACGATAGCTTCCACcaattttctcttttccttgATAGTTGGTGTCAGCATTAGCAAAAAAATAACCCAACTCTGAAGATCGTCCTGTACCCTGTAGACAATTTCAAACAAGCCAATGCACACCAATCATGGTGAGATGTTCAATGCACAACActtcaaaattttaacaaattgAACTCCCAGAACTGAAACTTTATATAAAATCCATAAAGCACTTCTTTAGATGTCTCCTTTGAAGACAAACAGTAACCGAGTGACTTCAATTAACCAGCAGACAATTACTTCATGTCGTGGCATGGAAATATTAGGCTAAAAAATACGCTACATTAAGATGTTGAAATCATCCCAGTTTTTTCATTGATGATAAACTAATAGGCCATTTGAAGTTCAAACCTTGAACCAAAGTTTGCCAGATACAAGAAGGCGCATGATAATTGAAAGCTTCTTTACTTGTAATATCTTAAAAGAGTTAAATCTTATTCACAGAACTTGAGCAGGCTTATATTATTTGCAACAGTACTTCATTAGTGATCCAAGAGAGTGAAATAAAAGTTTTAGCAAAACACAATTGCAAGATATAGTTTCCTAATCGGCATGAAAATGAACGGAAGAGATTGATAGAAGAGATTTGTCTACAGAAGTGAATCGAAAACTCTAGGACATACAGCTTTACCCACCAGTATGAGTAGACGAATATGAGATTCAAAAGTGATGTAAGTTATTATTTCTCTGCATAAGTTTTCCAAATTTAAAGTGAGGACTCATCAGGTACCTAGttaaaacttttcaaaatatctTGCGAGTCAAACTGTTTCCCCATAAACAAACAAGGCTCAACATCATCTGAGACAGAAAATCGACACTTTGGCAAAACCTTCTGCTCATCATTCAACTTAAGCTGGCTATATGAATCCAAACATCCAGATTTAGGCATCTTTGTAATGAAGATATGTTGTACTTGTACCTTAAGAGCTCCAGCAATCATTGAATCACCAGTGTCTTGTTCAGGATTCTCTCCTGGTCCATAACCCACATTTCCTGATACATTATCAGAGGAACTTAAAGAAGATTCCACATCAATCACCGAATTTCGATATacgggagataaagaaataggtCTTGACAAGTGATTCTGTTTCCCATCAGAGGATTGGAAAGCAATAACTTGAATTCTTCCAACCTGGCATTTCCCAATTATGTAAGTTTAGAAAACAAGCCAAAGATAATTCTCCAAACCAAAACAAGCAACTATTCAAACCTTGTTCGCATCTTCACTAAAGCAAGAAAATATCAGCCCAATAAATCCAGAATCAAGGAGCTGATATGTCCCTTGAGTTCGCACATCTGCAAGTAAGATTTCCATGAATGGAAAGTTATTGTCTTTGATAGAGaggtgcaaaaaaaaaaaaaaaaaaaaaaaaaaaaaaaaaaagacaaaatacTAAAATAGCATCCTCTAATACATAAATCAAGGAGACTCCTCAGCCAAAATTGTAACAAAGATGTATAATGTAAAAGATTTCAAACTTCGACATGAAATACCAATTATTTTCTCATATAACATAGAAATATTTGTAAACTCTTTTGAAATATTAACTTTCACAAGGAATACGAAGAGGAAAGAGAAACTGCACTGATGAAATGTCACCAATGATGAAATTTTTAGTTCTGGTTTTGTAACTATTATAATACAATCATCAAAACAAACGAGTTAAGAGAAAATTTTTGGCTTTCTATTCTAAGCACCCTAGCACCAAAAGAAAGCCTAATctgaagtttttttttccttcaaaaaggaaaaagaagaataataggaagaaagaagaagaagaaatgtcTTTAATTGAAAA
This region of Cucumis melo cultivar AY chromosome 7, USDA_Cmelo_AY_1.0, whole genome shotgun sequence genomic DNA includes:
- the LOC103494717 gene encoding uncharacterized protein LOC103494717 isoform X2; translation: MTAMTGRTTRVIGWYHSHPHITVLPSHVDVRTQGTYQLLDSGFIGLIFSCFSEDANKVGRIQVIAFQSSDGKQNHLSRPISLSPVYRNSVIDVESSLSSSDNVSGNVGYGPGENPEQDTGDSMIAGALKGTGRSSELGYFFANADTNYQGKEKIGGSYRINNTNSGITDIDPMDLSESMQEAMHRSNIEMSAAEFSRKEIPLHVMPTASLIKLDSPLTSFTDLQHVLFEEERSAYNQAISNNMKDGKVHPLTFIHHTSTYQASMCKLIEYCLSPAISALQDRVKENEIRLALLAEEARNLEVEAAKANESVPGSPHQVTHGSRASASPTHRDLYPSTASVGARSGGSSMYRSRKGL
- the LOC103494717 gene encoding uncharacterized protein LOC103494717 isoform X1, whose protein sequence is MSLTAVKMSEDVWFTCLTHALSTETEEIMGLLLGDIEHSKNGSVTALIWGASPQTRSDRRKDRVETHPEQLAAASAQAERMTAMTGRTTRVIGWYHSHPHITVLPSHVDVRTQGTYQLLDSGFIGLIFSCFSEDANKVGRIQVIAFQSSDGKQNHLSRPISLSPVYRNSVIDVESSLSSSDNVSGNVGYGPGENPEQDTGDSMIAGALKGTGRSSELGYFFANADTNYQGKEKIGGSYRINNTNSGITDIDPMDLSESMQEAMHRSNIEMSAAEFSRKEIPLHVMPTASLIKLDSPLTSFTDLQHVLFEEERSAYNQAISNNMKDGKVHPLTFIHHTSTYQASMCKLIEYCLSPAISALQDRVKENEIRLALLAEEARNLEVEAAKANESVPGSPHQVTHGSRASASPTHRDLYPSTASVGARSGGSSMYRSRKGL